tctgcctgccagtccgggcagctgcagcctgctgacTGTGCAGCTCGGATTTTGGAGCAGCTCCACACCCCCAGCTGCTTTGGTTCTGCTGTGGAGCCTGACTCAGTCCCTGCACTGTCTGACCGACCCGGCCGTACGGCACCCGGAGCCAGACGTGCAGCCCGGCCAGGAGCTCCATCCAGGCTGGATCCTGGGAATATCAGTGAGGTCGTAACAGGACACCCGTGGAGATGAGGGGCCCTTTAGGAATTTCCCAGCAAGGCTGAGCAGGAATGGTTGCGTTGGGGACTGGAAACAGCACGCTCCAAAGGGATGCTGAAGGCTGGATGTTGCTATGCGGATAAGGCAGCGGGAGTGAGGCTGGGGGTGTGTGGAGCAATTGTGGGGTCTCGCATGGCGCCCGCACACATGGCTGTCTGTCCCCTCTGATCAAGCAGGTATTGCTGCTGCGCCCAACACCCTGGTGCTGGCAGCCCTGAGTTACAGCACACAGCAAGCCCTGGGCTGGGGGTCCATACACCACCCCATCACCCTGACCCCATCCCACTCCCCTCCAGACCCCCTGAGCCCCACCAACGTGACGCTGAGCGGCGCGGAGgagcagagctccctgcaggCTCACTGGAGCACCCCGGCAGGACAGAGGGACTTCTACCTGGTGACACTGCGGGAGGCAGAGGACGGTGCTCCCACCAGGAACATCTCCGTCGGGGGAGACAACAGCCGCGTCACCTTCCATGGGCTGAGCCCTGGGAAGCAGTACTCTGTGCAGGTGACAGCGGTGGCTGGGCCTTACCGGGCTTCTGCCCGCAGCGCGGCAGCCTGGACACGTAAGCAGAAAGCTGAAGCGTGTCTCGTTGGGCCATTCGGGTGCcctgcagaggggctgagctcctgcaaagagggctgtgggagcagagaTGGGGCTGTGTGATACAGCGGCACCTGGCCCTAGGAGCAGCAAAGTCTGCTGCACTGCTCTTCCTTGTGAGAAGGGACTCAAACATCCATGGCAAAGCTATGCCAGGTGGTGGCAGGCACCAGCCAAGCCTGTAAGCTATGGGCTCTTCTCcgtctgctcccagcagctgctctgggggAGTGTATCTCCACCAGCCCCTTTAAAGCAGCATCTTCCTTGTGCCTGGCCCCTCCTGGGTGACTCAGAGCCATGGCCGCTGCACAGGCAGATGCCCCAGAGCTGCCACTCCTGGAAGGACTGGAGCCCGGCATAGTGAGCGGGGCACTCACCCAGTCCTGGAGCTGAGAGCAGCGGAGGCTCTCTCTGCATCCCCACCTGCCTGTATTTGATGGGGGAAGTACTGCCTGACACACAAGACTTTGTCCTTGTGCATGACCCTGTCCTTGTCCCTTGCAGAGCCGCTCCCACCATCTGCTTTGAGCCTGTCCAGCCACGGCAGCCCCTCCAGCCTACAAGCCAGCTGGGAGGAGGCCATGGGAGAGGGCTACGTGTTGTCCCTCAGCCCCGCAGAGCACCCCGTGAAGAACAGCTCTCTGCTCAGAGGTGCCACCAACGTCACCTATGAGGGCCTCCTCCCCGGGACCCTCTACACCTTTGAGGTCAGCACCGTGGCTGGTCCCTACACCTCCACGCCCCGGCGCATCACCAACTGGACGTGTGAGTCCCTCTGCCcttgctgcagccagccctgggggTCCCACTGCATCCTGCCTGTTTCCCACACGCTGTGCCTCAGGGCATGGCATAGCAGAGATTGTTTGCAGCCTCACCCAGTAAAAAGGCAAAAGGCTCAGGAGGAAGGTAGAGGTGTTGCTGGATGTGTCTGACCCTGGTCTGTGTCCCGCCACCCAGCACGAGggtcagcagagcagagcagcctctGGGCCAAACTGGTCTGTAGATGTCAGCAGTGATGCTGGTGGCACAGTGACCCAGCCTGCTGTAGGTGTTCCTAGGGAAGGGGCTCCATCCCAGCACGTTTGGGGCTGCACCTCTGCAGGTGACCCCGGCTCAGTGGCTCTGCACCTTCTCTCGTAGATCCTTTGCCCCTGGAGCAGCTGACGCTCAGCAatcagggctgcagcacctccctgcaAGCAGTCTGGAGAGCAGCGCCCGCCGGCAGCACCGGGTACACGGGCACCCTCTGGGAGAGCAGATCTCAGGAGCGGGTCAGAAATGTGTCTGTGGGGAACAACTGGACGAACGTCACCTTTGAGGACCTGGTCCCTGGGCGACAGTATACACTGGAGATGGCTGCTATGGCTGGGCCTTACAGATCCAGCGTGCAGTCAGCCACAGACTGGACATGTGAGTGTGCAATGCCTGCCCCAGCGCTATTGCAGATGGCAGCCGTGGCCTGGCCAGAGAGGGCAGGGAGCATGGAAGCAAGGCAGAGTGTGGAGCATGTATGGggggatggacagacagacaaagGAAGCAGAGCCATTTTCAGCCGGGTTGGAAGCAAAAGAGTCCTCAGTGTAGGAGAAACCCATCACAGAATGGGATGTGTTACTGATGAGTACCCAGCACACCAAGTGGGGTCCTGCTCCTATGTTGCAGAGCAGAAGTTCATGCTGTATGGGGTTTAATTTCTCACTGCTGATGACCTGACCAGGGACAAGCAGCTGAGGGTGCCCCCAGTGAGTGCACAACAGTGTAGGACTCTCTTTGCAGCCAGCTGCCCTGCACCCACCTCCCCTTCATGCTGTTGGGCTGCAACTCATCCTCCATGCCGCATCCCCAtcacagcccccaccccactgccccccctcACTTCTTGCACCCCCCAGACCCGCTGGCTCCATCCGGTGTCACGCTGACCAACACCCGGCGCCCACTGGGACTCTCAGCCTTCTGGGACAAGGCTGCAGGCGACGTGGACCAGTTCCACCTCCAGCTGTACAGCAAGAGCCATCCAATGCAGAGGAACATCTCAGTGGGGCCAAATATCCACAACTTCACCTTCCTGGGGCTGTCCCCAGGTGTGCAATACTTCCTGAAGGTGTCTGTCCTCGCCGGCCCGTATCGATCCTCGTCACACTTTGCCACCGAGTGGACATGTGAGTGAGGGGTGGCACTGCTCTTAGGTGGCTCTGCTTGGACcaggtgacctccagaggtcccatCTCACCTCGGCCATGGGCAGCGTGGCCAACCCTTCTCCCTTAGTGCGGTGCAGAGGTGTGGGCTGGTCCCGTCCtctccagctgctttcctctgcCATCTCACAgatctctgtgctgtgtttcctCCTAGATCCGCTCTCTCTGGCTAACGTGAGCGTGCAGCCCGGCCGGAGACCGCAGGAGCTGCACGTGAGCTGGGTGGAGTCAGGAGGTGGCAGAGAGCATTTGGTGCAGCTCTCGGTGGCGGAGTCCCTGTCCGTCATCAGGAACGTGTCCGTGCCCCGTGGTGTCACCCACCTTGACCTGGGGGGGCTGGTGCCGGGCTCCCGGTACCGAGTGGAGATCATCTCTCAGGCTGGGCCTCATCGTATCTCCTCTCAGACTGCCATTGGCTACACGGGTAGGAAGGCAGCCCCTCCGCCCATGTCCCATGTCTGGTGAGGGGCTGGGAGCCACGGGGAGACCCCCAGGGCTGttctgcagccccacagcctccccgGTGCCTCTCtcctggctcttgctgggccCTGCGCTCATCCTGAGCCCAGTGGCTCAGTGGGGCACACTGTGAGCACCCTGGGTCAGGGAGTGTGGCCATGGCCCCATCCCACGGGGGTGGCTCTGACCCGGGAAcaccctgcagctctcagcactcCTGAGGCAGCAGATGGCAGCTCGCAGTCCTGTGGCTCCCAGCTCCATTCTCAAGCTGGAGTCAGTGCTGGGCATCCCAGTCCTGCCTCTGTAACGCTGTTTCTCTCCCACAGTCCCACTACCTCCGCTCTCCCTGTCCGCCAGCCCTGTGGGCACCGCCTGGGCTCTGGCTGTGCACTGGGAGACCCCTCCAGGGCAGAGGGATGGATACCTGCTCAGTGTGCTCGAGAAGGGCTCTTCCTCACCAGCAAGGAACCTGGAATTGGGGAAGGACAGCACCAACGTCACCCTGACGCAGCTGACACCGGGAGTGTGCTACCTGGTTGGGATCTGGGCGGTAGCCGGAGCCTTCCGCTCCCTCCCCAGGAACACCACCGGCTGCACAGGTGAGCTTCACAGCACCCTCAGGTGGCTCAGAGCTGCAAGGAGCTCCTTATGGGATGGGGATCTACGTCTGCCACACAGACCAGAGGGCGCCCGGCTGTTTTTCTGATGCGTTGcttcctgcagccttcctgcaccACGTGCAGCAAGGAGAAAAATCCACGGAGTTCATGGCGTGTTCAGAACTGGATTATTTTCTCTCCAACTCATGGTCTGTCCTTCCTTACAGTTCCTGCTGCTCCAACAAACCTGAGCCTGACCAACCCAGGCAGCTCCTCCGAGCTCCACGCGTGGTGGAACAAGCCCGTTGGTGGGAGGGACCACTACCGTGTTGTTCTGCACAGCCTCACCCTGAGCAGAGATCGGGTGCAGACGGTGAGCCAGGATGCCCAGAACATCAGCTGGACTCACctggaggcaggcagcaggTTTGCTGTGCGGGTCATTGCTGTCAAAGGTTCTTTGGAAGCCTCCTCTGCCAACGTCACCCAATGGACATGTGAGTCTGAGGGGCTGCATTGTGCCCCAGAGCCCCCATGGGAGCCCCACAGAGTGCCCACCACCACTTTCCCCATTCCAAATACTCTCTCTATGCTATCTCCCCTGCCACGTCCAGCTGCAGGCCGTGGGGATATTGTGCCTGGACCATGTGCACAAACCCCGTGCTTCCCTCCAGTAGGAACTCTGGTGTCCGTCCTGACCCCCCTGGCACGCAGGAGCTGACTCTCTCCCTCTTGCTTTCCAGATCCCTTGGCCCCTGCCAACctcaccctgggcagcccctcaGCCTCAGCACTGCGGGCATCCTGGGCAGCCGTGGGGCGAGGAGCAGAGAGTTACGTGGCAGAGCTCTATGACACAGCCTCCAGCCGCCGTGTCGGACACACAGTGCTGGGTGGGGGTTCCAGGAGTCACATCTTCCACAGCCTGAACCCCGGCACCCACTACAGCGTGGCAGTGAGAGCCACAGCTGGGCCCTACCATGCCAGCACCCCCAACCTCACCCACTGCACACGTGAGTACAGTGCTCTTCTTGCACCATTCCCAGTTTGATTCAGAGGCCATTCTGCCTTCTTCTCCCACCCACGTAATTATATTGCCTGGCTAtaaggagaaatttcttctcagaaggagcagtcagacagtggcacagctgcccagggagtggtggggtcaccatccctggaggtgttcagaactgcagagatgtggcactgagggatgtggtcgatgggcatggtggggtgggttggctTTGGATTGGTGATCTTAGAAGAgctttccaaccttaaggattcCATGATTTACAGTTTCCCCTCTATCAGCCCAGGCTTGGCTCCTGGCAGTGACTCCTGTCTCCTCCCCAGGGCCACTGCCCCCGACTGCCGTGCGCCTGCTGAGCACCGGGCACCCCGACAGGCTGAGCGCATcctggggggctgcagctggggggcACGACAGCTACATGCTGACCCTGTACCACGCCGGGCTGGGCACCACGGCAGCCACAGCCTCAGCTGGGAGAGACACCCACAATGTCACCTTCACGGGGCTGGCCCCAGGGTACGAGTATTCCCTGGAGGTCAGTGCCACAGCTGGACCATACCAGACAGCAGCACCCAACGTCAGTGGTTGGACACGTGAGTGCCCGGAGGAATTTACCCTGCAGAGGGGTGGGAGGTTTGCACCACCTGGAGAGTTGACGGGGGCCCTGGAGCCTTTGGAGGTGTGGATGGGTGCAACATGCAGTGGTTGGTGCATGGACACACTGCTGTCCTCATGGGCACGTGGATGTTCTGCTTTGTAGGACTGCACAAGTACATGCTGATGACATGCAGGGTtccccagctgtgcccacatGGGGACGTCCCCCTGCCCAAGCAGACCCATCTCCCTGCACCTCCAAGGATTTATATGCACTCTTTCTGAGCTCCTCTTGCAGGTAGAAGCCATGTTACCACAAGGCTCTGCAAATCGGTGCAgtagaagaggctgatcccTCTTCTAGGAGAACAAATCTCTGCTCTGGAGATGGACTGATCAGCCTCTCTGCACACCTAGAAGGGTTTTATGGCTGGGCAGGGTTTGGATTAGTCCTGTGCCAATTCTGTTGGAGGATGGGTACACACAGCTGTGGCAAACGCTGGCAGGTGTGCAAAGAGAGCAGGGTGAGAGGAGGAGCTGGATGGAATGAGGGCCAcaggtggggaggggatggaaaCGAGGAGAGCTGGGGGTGTTGCAGAGTGGCACTGCACATCCCAGCCCTCAGGGAGCGCTGGTCCTGCTGTGTGGTGTCCTGCCAAGCACATTCTGCCTGATGTCCGGTCCCTAACATCAGGTCttgtgccccccagccccactgcccccgaCTGCCGTGCGCCTGCTGAGCACCGGGCACCCCGACAGGCTGAGCGCGtcctggggggctgcagccgGGGGGTGCGACGGCTACGTGCTGACCCTGTACCACGCCGGGCTGGGcaccacagcagccacagcctcaGCTGGGAGAGACACCCACAACGTCACCTTCACGGGGCTGCTGCCAGGAAGCAAGTACTCCCTGGAGGTGGCCTCCATAGCCGGGTCCTACCGGACACCTGCGGGGAATGTCAGCAACTGGACATGTGAGTAGCTGGCTTTGGAGTTTGTGCCTTGGCTGAGTGTGGGTCACAGCAAAGGACGTGGCCCCACTGATGCTTATGGCAGACCCTGAGCCCGAACCCCAGGGCACAGCGATGCTGCGGTGCTGAGCACAATGAAGCGCCCCATCTCACACAGTGCATCCCATCCAATGACACTGCTGGGATGCCCGAGCCACGTCCTCAGGCTTTCATTGACGTGTGATGCTCATCTTTGTCTCTGCAGATCCCCTGGCACCCCGGAACGTGTACATGACCAACCAAGGGTACCCCAACAGGCTGAGTGTGTCCTGGAGAGCTGAACCGCGGGGACACGACGGTTACAGGCTGCTCCTGTACCACTCGGGCTCGGGCGTGTTGGCAGCCAGCACATCTGTCGGGAAAGGCATCGGCAAATTCACCTTTTCTGGCCTGGATCCGGGACACAAATACCTGCTGGAGGTGGTGTCCGTGGCGGGGCCCTACGCAGCCTCTGCAGGGAACATCAGCGACTGGACGAGTGAgcagtgggggctgcagggctgcgcGAGGCGCAGTGTGCCgggggggcagggatggggttggggatgttgtctggaagctgcagcagagggatCATGCTCTGGGGGTCATGCAGGAGAGCAGGCAATACGCTGCCCTTGGGtaccccaccacccccactgCCTTTCTCCCAGGCACTCAGAAAATTCCTGGCATGGGAAATATGGGGaagctgggcttttttttttaattattattttcaggaaTGTGGAAATGGCAGATAAGCACAATAAGTCCTTTCATGTGCTTGTCCCCACAGTCCCTGCGCTTTGCTTGGGGGATCCAGAGGTCTCTGCTCCCACgctcagccagccctgcagggtACTGGGAGTCATGTGCAGAGCCCTTCAGGCAGGTCGCTAACGAAATCTGCTAATTGGCAGGAGGAAGCCATCTGCTCATGCTCATCACTCTGCATGTCCTCCCATTGCCATTTAAAAGCCATTCTTCATAGTGGCAGCCAGCAGTGTTATCACTGAGCATACGAAGCTTCCCTGCGTATTACCCATCTTCTGCTTACATCTCCACAGAGCACAGGAGAGCGCCTGCTGTCCCACTAACTGCCCCGCTGTGGTTTCCCTTGCAGCCCCCTCAGTTCCCCAAAATCTCTCTGCAGCGGCAGAGGGGAACAGCGCAGTGCTCATCTCGTGGGGCAGCGCCCCTGGGCAGCAGGACGACTGCCAGCTGTGGCTGCGGGACCCCCGGAACGGCTCAGTGCCGCGGCGGCACGCGCTCACCAAGGGGCAATTCCAGCACCTCCTGCACGGGCTGACCCCAGGCAGGAACTACTCCGTGTCCCTGAGCTGCGTGGCCGGGCCCTATTGGAGCAGCACCAAGCCCTTGGCGGTGGCCATGGGTGGGTACGCACAGGTTGGGGCCCAGGGGTGAGAaatatggggtggggtggatgACCCTTTGGGTTCAGCAGTGGGGTGCAGGTTTTCTTGGTGGGAGATAAGGAGACCCCATCAGTAAGGTGACCCCACCTCTGATATCTGTGGGTGTCTCATTCACAGAGCCAAACCCGGTGGAGGATGTGCAGTGCCTCCCGGAGTCGAGGAGTCTTGCTGTGaactggagcagctctcctggagACGTGGAGGCTTACGAGGTGGTGACGGAGGGGCTCTCGGACGGCCCTCCCACCCCCAGGCGCTCTGTGAGTGTTCCCATGAGCCAGGCCAgcctggaggggctgcagccgaACTCCTCGTACCGAATCGCTGTGATCGCTGTGGGCATCAATGCAATGAGGAGCCCGGCGGTCACTCTGCTCTGCAACACAACAGCGGAGGGTGAGTCCCCTTCTTCCCCACACACCCCGGCAGaagacagccagcactgcctgttGGACCACGGACTGTTCCATCTGTGAGCtcagtgcagccctgcacagaggCAGCACTCTGGGCGGCgatgctgggagcagtgctgtgggagcagggctgtgctgacgGGCGGTGCTCACTGGTTCCTCTTGCAGCCCTCCCCCCGCCCCTGCGAGCAGAAGTCTTCCAGATAGAGGCCAGCTCCACCGTCATCATTTCATCTGATCTGTTCAGTGAGGAGAATGGCCAAATTGAGTACTATGGAGTGGTTGCTACCACTAATGACTCACGTAAGTGGCCCCGCGTGTTCCGAATTGCAGCGGCTCCCCAAAGGGATGTGGGTCCCCCGGACATCACTGCGCCCTGTGCCACCATCACCTTGTGCAttgccctgcagtgctgaggcCCACCCAGGACATCATGTCCAGCACGTGGTATGACCACTACTATGGGACAGAGGACTCCTACCTGGCTGTGCTCATTCCCAATCCCTTCCACCTGAGCTCCACCCGATCCCCTGAAACCTGGCGAGTGCCCATGGGGACGGAGGAGTGCGGCCGGACCCGGGCAACGTGCAATGGGAAGCTGAAAGCCAACGAGCAGTACAGGTGAGAGACGTCAGCCTCTGTcctgaggggctgcaggagggtcCCTGCGAGGTGGCTGCATGCCCACCCCGCCCTCATAGCGGCCCCCCAGGGCTCATTCTGCCATGTGGGCAGAAGGGGGGAATGTTGGTGTCAGTGGATAGGGGAGCAGGAGTGAAAGGGGAGGTTGACTGTGAACAAAGAACCGTTTCTTCAGTCAGTCCTTTGTTAATAGGGGCCATATCCCCAAGCATCCCTCTGACAAAGGGGACCTCCAGAATCTAGAGGGTTGTGGCTCTGCATTCTAAAGGAACTAACAGAAAGGATGGCTGTCATGAGAGCTCTGGGAGCTCAAGAGAACCACTCCCTTGGAAATCCCACCTGCAGAGCGGGGCTGTGGAGGCTGGCGGTGCTTCACTGCACTCCCGAGGCGCTGTGCTGTCATGCCCAGCAGCACAACTGCACTGTGATGCACTGCCATCCTGTGCTCATCAGACACACTGGGGTGTTGCGCCCCCAAGCTGGCACAGGAGAGCATCCAACTGACCCAGGAGCTCTGATGCTGGCTGCACATCCAGCCCGGCTGTCCCTCATTGCTGACTCTTGCTGCTTAACCCTCGCAGCCTCAGGTCTGGatttctgctccagctctgatGTGAGTCAGGGATTTGCCTTACAGTGTGCTGCCCCAGAGCAGTGCCAAGCACAGCAGGACgcccctctgccccccagaTATTGTGCCAGGCTCCAGCCAGTACACACTCTCAGTGCTCCCCAGTGCTCCCCTGCTGTCTGTCATCAGCTTTCTGCGAGGAGGCATTTAAGGCACTGTGTCATTACACCACCCATGGTTGAATAGCTGCACTTAAAATAGTTGGGTTGCTCAGGGCCTTTTGAACCTCCTCACAGCTAGCTTTCGTTTTGGCTGCCCTGAAGAACAGACATCCTCAATCAGCTATTGTTTTTCTAGTTAATCGTTAGCAGCAGGGTGCAAATCAGATGTCCCTGGCTGCTCATTTCTCTGACAGCCAGTGCTTGTTTCCTATCTCTGAGCTATTTATCCACAAACCCTTATCTCACTCCGTGACTCCATTTGCTCCCAGCATTGGGTCTGGGGCGCTCACCCTGCATCCCACAAACTCAGCTGCTAAAATCCAGAGGTGTGTTTGGAAGCGTTGGTCCGTGTGGGGCTCAGACCCCCAGCAGGggtgcccagctctgctggctctcactgtgtgtgctgtgctctgctttgccGTAGGTTCAGCATCGCTGCCTTCACCAAGTACGACCCCGTCAGCCCCGCAGTGTCATTCACCACATTCTCGGGTAAGACGGGGATGTTATCTCCCAGCTGCTCTCTCATCTTCCCTACCTGGCTGTGCAGGTTAGAGATTATTAGCAGTTAGCTAATAGCAAGCCAGAGGGAGCTCATGGGCTGCAGTAAATGTAATAGATGGAAAAAACCTGGTCACACCGTGGCTCCTACTTCTGTCCATTCCTTCTGATTCCAGCTGCTGGAGATGGCATGGACACAACTGCGCTCCCAGTGCCAATAATAGCGGGAATCGTCGTGGGATTTCTCTTGACATTGGCTGCTATTTTTGCTTTGATCTACTGGAAGCAGCTCAGAGCGAGGAGGTGAGGATGGGCCACCTCTTACCCGATGGTCTCAGCTGAAAATCTCAAGCAAGACCCAACCAGGCTGTGGGGAAGAGCAATGAGAGGGCATAAAAGGAGCTTTTGGCCGAGCAGAACACCCCCtgggtctgatttttgggtggtcctgcatGAAGCCATCAGTTGAACTCAAtggtccttatgggtcccttccaacaagATATTCCATGACTGCAAAAGCACCATGCAAAgggcagctgcctgcagttgattctgtgtgctgggctgtgtgcatgATGCTCGTGGTGCACCATGGGCCAGCAACACACAGCACACTGACAGCATCAGTAACAGCTCCCACGTTTTGCTTCCAGGACACAGAAGAGCAGCCTGCCCCAGGAAATGGTGACCTACAGCTTGAGGTGGGTGCTGCTCGTTGGGCTCTCCCCTCTCTGCCTGCCTCCACTGCCCTgtggctcagtgctgggctctgctgacCTCCCAGCAGCTGAGGCAGCTTTTCCTCTGGACTTCATTTCATGCAGAAATGTCCATCGGCCGATCCCCATACAGAATTTCAAGCAGTACTATGAGGTGAAGACAGCAAGTGGTAACCACGCCTTTTTCCAGGAGTTTGAGGTGAGATGGGACTTAATTTCCCCTTAGATAGCTCATTCCAATCCAGCCTGGGTCAAAAGAAGTTGCCCTGACTCACCTGTTGGGCAGCCACCAGCGGCTCAAATTGGGTACCAGTGGTGATGCTGGTGGAGCAGTTccctgtgcagggctgagcccTTCCCCGGCCTCGTGAAGCACCAGACAGCCATTGGCGGTGGGCTGGCAGCCCCCTGACGCCTGTACATGGCTTCTCCTTTGTCCCACAGGAGCTGAAGGAGGTTggcaaggagcagctgaaggtgGGGGCTGAGCTACCAGCCAACGTCTCCAAGAACAGATACCCACACGTGCTGCCCTGTAAGTGCTCCGTGCTCCCACCTGCAccctcctgtgctgcagtgccccAAGGTGGGCTCACGGGGCAGCCTGGCTCCTCTCCTGGGAGAAGCAGTCTCGTACACATCTGCAGTTTCACACATCTGATCTCTTTCAGACGATCACTCTCGGGTCAGGTTGAGCCAACTGGGGGACGACCTGCACTCAGACTACATCAATGCCAACTTTGTGCCTGTGAGTGCCTGCCCACCTTCCCCACATAGCAGCATGGCCACGGGACCCCAGGATGGAGGCTgtgagggctgtgggcaggagctgctgctgggaccaCCGCTGGCAGTGCGGGGTGTTGGGGTGCCTTTTAGCAGAGGTCGATAGACTGCTTGATGGAGAGTGCTGCGAATGCAGAGGAGTGAGCGTGGGGAGACCGGCaaggctttcttctttcttctttagctCTGTCCTCTTTCCATCCTCTCCCAGCTTGCTGCTCTGTCTCTGtctgctctttctccttctgctctgtgcagctgcattTGAACCACTCCGGAGCTGTGCCCGCATCCCTCACCCCGGAGCTGCCCCCAGGTAACAGTGGGGCACACGGGCACCCACGGGGCGTGTGTGTGCCTAAGGGACAGCATGGAGGAGGCTGGGACCCTGCATGCTCACCTCACCTCCAGCAGTGAGCGAGGAGCTCGAGAGAGACCCGGAGCTGTCTTTCCCTGGTTAGGCTGAATGAGGAACTGCTCTGGGGGCAGTGCACTGCCATTCCTTATTCCAAACATGTAGAGCACGTGCTGGGCAGCACACGCTTCCTCTGAAATCGGCTTCTTGCAAAgtcagctgcccagggaactGTGCCCACATGGGCTGAGGACAAAGGGTACTTCTCCATCTGTAGGGCAGAGCAGGGCCTGGCTGTCCCAGGGCAGGACCCAGCTGCCTCAGCCGCTTGCCAACTGCTCCTCTCTGACTCTTGTTCAGGGCTATGCATCCCCACAGGAGTTCATTGTCACCCAAGGGCCCCTGAAGAAAACCATCGAGGACTTCTGGAGGCTGGTGTGGGAGCAGAATGTCTGCAACATCATCATGCTGACGGTGTGCATGGAGAACGGGCGGGTACGTCTGCACTGCTGGATGTGGGCAcgccagccccagcccagcctgcaCCCCGGGTGTGAGCTGGGTTTGTGCACGCTGCCCGGGGGGGGGTGAGGTCACCCTGGGTGAGGCAGCCCCCCCCGTGACCCTGTCCTGCCTGTGTCCCAGGTTCTCTGTGATCACTACTGGCCGTCTGAAGCTGCCCCCGTCTCCTACGGGCAGGTCCGGGTTCACCTGCTGTCTCAGAGCAGCGCTGAGGAGTGGACCATGCGCGAGTTCAAGCTGTGGCACGTGAGTAAGGACCTGGGGACCCATCGAGGGCTGCAAGTTTGCATGGCGTGCAGTGGTTTTTCTccttggtggtggtggtgcagcCTACTTTCCCcgcctgcagcagggctcaaAGAAGACCCAGTCCCCAGAGGAGTCGTCtcatagtcatagaatggtttgagttggaagggacctttgaaggcTGCCAGGTCCCACTCTCTGCCATGCagagggacacccacagctccagcagtgctcacagcccctgccctgACCTTGGGggtctccaaggatggggcagcACCGCCTCTCTGTACAACCCATTCCTATTGTTTCTGCCTCAAACTTTGTAGCACAGACACATCCAACACGTATCACCCCTCTTACTcatcctttctctctccttcccactGCCTTGCTATGTCTTGCTATGGGTCATGCCCTGCAGCTTCAGGGATGCAGTAGTGTGACAG
Above is a window of Gallus gallus isolate bGalGal1 chromosome 26, bGalGal1.mat.broiler.GRCg7b, whole genome shotgun sequence DNA encoding:
- the PTPRVP gene encoding receptor-type tyrosine-protein phosphatase V isoform X3, which gives rise to MDIPPEPHQRDAERRGGAELPAGSLEHPGRTEGLLPGDTAGGRGRCSHQEHLRRGRQQPRHLPWAEPWEAVLCAEPLPPSALSLSSHGSPSSLQASWEEAMGEGYVLSLSPAEHPVKNSSLLRGATNVTYEGLLPGTLYTFEVSTVAGPYTSTPRRITNWTYPLPLEQLTLSNQGCSTSLQAVWRAAPAGSTGYTGTLWESRSQERVRNVSVGNNWTNVTFEDLVPGRQYTLEMAAMAGPYRSSVQSATDWTYPLAPSGVTLTNTRRPLGLSAFWDKAAGDVDQFHLQLYSKSHPMQRNISVGPNIHNFTFLGLSPGVQYFLKVSVLAGPYRSSSHFATEWTYPLSLANVSVQPGRRPQELHVSWVESGGGREHLVQLSVAESLSVIRNVSVPRGVTHLDLGGLVPGSRYRVEIISQAGPHRISSQTAIGYTVPLPPLSLSASPVGTAWALAVHWETPPGQRDGYLLSVLEKGSSSPARNLELGKDSTNVTLTQLTPGVCYLVGIWAVAGAFRSLPRNTTGCTVPAAPTNLSLTNPGSSSELHAWWNKPVGGRDHYRVVLHSLTLSRDRVQTVSQDAQNISWTHLEAGSRFAVRVIAVKGSLEASSANVTQWTYPLAPANLTLGSPSASALRASWAAVGRGAESYVAELYDTASSRRVGHTVLGGGSRSHIFHSLNPGTHYSVAVRATAGPYHASTPNLTHCTRPLPPTAVRLLSTGHPDRLSASWGAAAGGHDSYMLTLYHAGLGTTAATASAGRDTHNVTFTGLAPGYEYSLEVSATAGPYQTAAPNVSGWTPPLPPTAVRLLSTGHPDRLSASWGAAAGGCDGYVLTLYHAGLGTTAATASAGRDTHNVTFTGLLPGSKYSLEVASIAGSYRTPAGNVSNWTYPLAPRNVYMTNQGYPNRLSVSWRAEPRGHDGYRLLLYHSGSGVLAASTSVGKGIGKFTFSGLDPGHKYLLEVVSVAGPYAASAGNISDWTTPSVPQNLSAAAEGNSAVLISWGSAPGQQDDCQLWLRDPRNGSVPRRHALTKGQFQHLLHGLTPGRNYSVSLSCVAGPYWSSTKPLAVAMEPNPVEDVQCLPESRSLAVNWSSSPGDVEAYEVVTEGLSDGPPTPRRSVSVPMSQASLEGLQPNSSYRIAVIAVGINAMRSPAVTLLCNTTAEALPPPLRAEVFQIEASSTVIISSDLFSEENGQIEYYGVVATTNDSLLRPTQDIMSSTWYDHYYGTEDSYLAVLIPNPFHLSSTRSPETWRVPMGTEECGRTRATCNGKLKANEQYRFSIAAFTKYDPVSPAVSFTTFSAAGDGMDTTALPVPIIAGIVVGFLLTLAAIFALIYWKQLRARRTQKSSLPQEMVTYSLRNVHRPIPIQNFKQYYEVKTASGNHAFFQEFEELKEVGKEQLKVGAELPANVSKNRYPHVLPYDHSRVRLSQLGDDLHSDYINANFVPGYASPQEFIVTQGPLKKTIEDFWRLVWEQNVCNIIMLTVCMENGRVLCDHYWPSEAAPVSYGQVRVHLLSQSSAEEWTMREFKLWHEGLRAERHVSHLHYTAWPDHGIPESTSSILAFRELVREHIQSAKDAGPTLVHCSAGVGRSGTFIALDRLLQQMKQEKVVDMFGVVYTLRMNRYQMIQTLSQYIFLHSCILEKILEEPLLGLSGTETSCPIPLKSFAQHYSQNSAKSNMGFLREYETLLEVAKEETSSATPSLGTQQTRPSSSILPYDRSRVKFSLLDQGPFSGLQVWRVPGCGSSRDYLAVQGPDKLTTEDFWTLVWEQDIHTILTLLPWQEMGEVPHDTCWPLEGDSLCTKLLTIQCGTEKPASGWRCIQLKVKHEKKGKERQVQQFLYRLWSSEKQPNVQSLVELLTAVRRCVPNRKRAGPLLLHCSGGENQMGTLITLDCLLHQLKTERTVDVYGVTLQLMRSCCLMTPTLDQYVFLYTCIRDIITQKQS